A DNA window from Arachis duranensis cultivar V14167 chromosome 3, aradu.V14167.gnm2.J7QH, whole genome shotgun sequence contains the following coding sequences:
- the LOC107480798 gene encoding 50S ribosomal protein L21, mitochondrial: MASRRRCLQALALTRQAANFALNKPSSISFPNPHLNSNLSPTFLPIFTQSLSRSLPQWHHPRFFSSSGKEDDRASKDDSGVEEDEDEDDYDDDEVDYESESGEDESGLRSGGKRVYTPEEKEAEAANIGYKVVGPLTKGDDVFKPYEPVFAVVQIGSHQFKVSIGDAIFTERLKFCEVNDKLTLNKVLLLGSPSQTIIGRPIVPDAGVHAVVEEHALDAKVLIFKKKRRKNYRRTKGHRQELTKLRITDIQGIEKPENVPASKPSKAAKKEQEKVAATA, from the exons ATGGCGAGCAGGAGGAGGTGTCTCCAAGCTTTAGCTTTAACGCGCCAAGCTGCAAACTTTGCCCTCAATAAGCCTTCATCGATCTCATTTCCAAACCCACATCTCAATTCTAACCTCTCGCCAACTTTTCTTCCCATTTTCACCCAATCACTATCTCGTTCTCTTCCGCAATGGCACCATCCGCGGTTTTTCTCTTCTTCCGGTAAAGAGGACGATCGCGCGAGCAAGGACGATAGTGGCGTGGAAGAAGACGAGGATGAAGATGATTACGATGATGATGAAGTTGATTATGAGAGCGAAAGTGGGGAAGATGAGAGTGGTTTGAGGTCAGGTGGGAAAAGAGTGTACACGCCGGAGGAGAAGGAAGCGGAGGCGGCGAATATTGGGTACAAAGTGGTTGGGCCACTCACCAAGGGTGATGATGTTTTCAAGCCGTACGAGCCTGTTTTCGCTGTTGTTCAG attGGTTCGCACCAGTTTAAAGTGAGCATTGGTGACGCCATTTTCACTGAAAGATTGAAATTTTGTGAAGTGAATGATAAG TTGACTCTGAACAAAGTTTTGTTGCTTGGATCCCCTAGTCAGACAATCATTGGCAGACCCATAGTGCCAGATGCAGGTGTTCATGCTGTTGTTGAGGAGCAT GCATTAGATGCAAAAGTTCTAATCttcaagaaaaagagaagaaagaattacCGAAGAACCAAAGGGCATCGCCAG GAGTTGACCAAGTTAAGGATAACTGATATTCAAGGAATCGAGAAACCTGAAAATGTCCCAGCTTCAAAGCCTTCAAAGGCTGCTAAAAAGGAACAGGAAAAGGTTGCTGCTACTGCTTAA
- the LOC127745591 gene encoding uncharacterized mitochondrial protein AtMg00820-like, protein MHSAYSLAILNIEPKCYEDVILEPCWREAIRAELDALNENKTWILTSLPSGKKAIGCKWIFKVKYHPDGSVERHKARLVAKGFIQVREIDYKDTFSPVIKLETLRVILALAAIKGWHLK, encoded by the coding sequence ATGCATAGTGCATACTCATTAGCTATCTTGAACATTGAGCCTAAATGCTATGAAGATGTCATACTTGAACCTTGTTGGCGAGAGGCCATCCGAGCTGAATTGGATGCACTGAATGAGAACAAAACATGGATATTGACTTCCCTTCCGAGTGGTAAGAAGGCGATTGGTTGTAAGTGGATCTTTAAGGTCAAATATCACCCTGATGGTAGTGTTGAGCGACACAAGGCTCGTCTCGTAGCAAAGGGGTTCATTCAAGTCCGTGAAATTGACTATAAAGACACGTTTAGTCCCGTTATCAAGCTAGAAACACTGCGGGTTATTTTGGCACTAGCTGCTATCAAGGGATGGCATTTGAAGTAA